The Candidatus Latescibacterota bacterium genome includes a region encoding these proteins:
- a CDS encoding T9SS type A sorting domain-containing protein, with the protein MKKTGLSTILMAAIIFIGSNAYGQYRVLHGIFVSAGGPTTGTEIIYQTVGQGPVGMTGDPTKVIRSGFWQQAFITSTVDVAFSFFDCQLSGYSVLLNWDLSVSAGEGCINIYRSEDIEGPFIRINKDILSTDECVSYLDDTVAPGKTFYYQLGVVESGREYISSRVYFSIPSRPLTLFQNYPNPFNPITTIRYYLPENGYTKLTIYNVQGKKVAVIVNEIEDAGSHSIEWNALNDRGNPVASGVYYYRLIRGKKAVTKKMIVIR; encoded by the coding sequence ATGAAAAAGACAGGATTATCAACAATATTGATGGCTGCGATAATATTCATCGGTTCCAATGCCTATGGTCAGTACAGAGTGCTACATGGTATCTTTGTAAGCGCTGGTGGTCCGACTACGGGAACTGAAATCATTTATCAGACTGTGGGGCAGGGACCTGTCGGGATGACCGGAGATCCGACCAAAGTCATAAGATCCGGTTTCTGGCAACAGGCTTTTATTACTTCTACTGTCGATGTGGCATTTTCTTTCTTCGATTGTCAATTATCCGGATATTCCGTTCTGTTGAACTGGGATCTTTCGGTCTCAGCGGGAGAAGGATGCATAAATATTTACAGGTCCGAAGATATTGAAGGCCCATTCATCAGGATCAACAAAGATATCCTTTCAACCGATGAATGTGTCAGTTATCTCGACGATACAGTCGCGCCCGGGAAGACATTCTACTATCAGCTCGGTGTCGTGGAATCAGGCAGGGAATATATCTCATCGAGGGTGTATTTTTCGATTCCTTCCAGGCCGCTGACATTGTTTCAGAATTATCCAAATCCTTTCAATCCAATTACAACTATTCGTTATTATCTACCCGAAAATGGATACACAAAACTTACTATCTATAATGTTCAAGGGAAAAAAGTGGCTGTGATCGTAAATGAGATAGAAGATGCCGGAAGTCATTCCATCGAATGGAACGCTTTAAATGATAGAGGAAACCCTGTAGCATCAGGGGTTTACTATTATCGACTGATTAGAGGAAAAAAAGCGGTCACGAAAAAAATGATCGTAATCAGATAG
- a CDS encoding VCBS repeat-containing protein yields the protein MNRYVIVFAVIVFVSLAVSSRAEQPLVAAPVNYDTGVFPEGICVADLDGDGDVDIVVPSTTGDLVSIFMNNGDGTFAARVDVSVLSDPCNVFAHDIDLDGDNDLLILHDDDDLVEVQLNDGNGNFVFEATYAVGTNPRSAAVADYNGDGSPDIVTANFYSDDVSVLLNDGSGAFSSAVTYGTGDGANQICAADFDNDGDIDLAFPVYMSAEVGVLMNNGDGTMAAVVDYNIGATSLCICTADFNKDGYTDVAVGNSGGNNVLVLLNDRDGTFSAAVGYPGGSGPTMISAADLDGDGYPDLVTSHKYEDEMKILLNDGDGTFGGAVHFDTGVNPRNLILPDLNGDGAPDLALVTYVSRHVSVYLNLTLPDIYSVRDIPGDQGGQVFLSWTGARADINMTGDITHYSIWRTIDQVAAISAIEQGAESADRVPELVPGADKVLIRTELTSTSTYFWELVETVDAYFREGYGRPVSTFFDSTAACTDFHYFQVIAHTAIPSLFWASLPDSGYSVDNLDPSFPLDLQGTPSQDPEGLVITWKPNRDPDFDHYAIFRGLSSGFETGDVNMVASIPDTIYFDDEWSGDSGYYYKLRAVDTHGNESLISMLSPEDVTGVEPEGIPAATFLGQNYPNPFNPSTTISYGLSKPENINIKIYDTAGRLIRVLIDEEKEAGIHETLWDGRNNEGVRVASGIYFYRMTAGINVETKKMVLLK from the coding sequence ATGAACAGGTACGTCATTGTGTTCGCCGTTATAGTATTTGTGTCGTTAGCCGTTTCATCCCGGGCGGAGCAGCCCTTAGTCGCGGCTCCGGTCAACTATGATACTGGAGTCTTTCCAGAAGGAATCTGTGTTGCCGATCTTGATGGAGATGGTGATGTAGATATAGTAGTACCGTCGACCACTGGAGATCTGGTTTCCATATTCATGAATAATGGAGATGGAACATTTGCCGCAAGGGTAGATGTCTCAGTATTGAGTGATCCTTGTAACGTGTTTGCCCACGACATTGACCTGGATGGGGATAACGATCTTCTGATCTTACATGATGATGATGATCTAGTCGAGGTCCAGCTTAATGATGGTAATGGAAATTTTGTTTTCGAAGCGACCTATGCTGTCGGAACCAACCCACGTTCAGCTGCTGTTGCTGACTATAATGGAGACGGCAGTCCGGATATAGTCACTGCTAATTTTTACTCAGATGATGTATCAGTTCTCTTGAATGATGGTTCGGGTGCATTTTCCAGCGCGGTGACTTACGGTACTGGAGACGGAGCGAATCAGATCTGCGCGGCCGACTTTGACAACGATGGTGACATCGATCTCGCGTTCCCGGTTTACATGAGCGCAGAAGTCGGGGTATTGATGAATAACGGTGACGGCACAATGGCTGCAGTAGTCGATTACAACATTGGAGCCACTTCACTCTGCATTTGTACAGCAGATTTCAACAAAGATGGGTACACGGACGTAGCGGTGGGGAATTCTGGAGGGAACAATGTGCTGGTATTGCTGAATGACCGTGATGGAACTTTTTCCGCTGCAGTCGGCTATCCCGGTGGATCAGGTCCGACAATGATCAGTGCGGCAGATCTCGATGGAGATGGTTATCCTGATCTGGTCACGTCACATAAGTATGAGGACGAAATGAAGATCCTGTTAAACGATGGAGACGGTACTTTTGGTGGTGCTGTGCATTTTGATACAGGAGTTAACCCGAGGAACCTGATCCTGCCAGATCTTAACGGTGATGGTGCGCCTGATCTTGCCCTTGTAACCTATGTATCCAGACATGTGTCGGTTTACCTTAATCTCACACTTCCTGATATCTATTCAGTCAGAGATATACCTGGTGACCAGGGAGGGCAGGTATTCCTGTCATGGACCGGCGCTCGCGCGGATATCAACATGACCGGTGATATCACCCATTATTCGATCTGGCGGACTATCGACCAGGTAGCCGCTATTTCTGCTATTGAGCAGGGAGCAGAGTCTGCGGATAGAGTGCCAGAATTGGTACCTGGTGCAGATAAGGTTTTGATTAGAACGGAACTTACATCAACTTCCACATATTTCTGGGAGCTGGTCGAGACGGTCGACGCATACTTCAGGGAAGGATATGGCAGGCCTGTTTCGACGTTTTTTGATTCAACAGCCGCCTGCACGGATTTTCATTATTTCCAGGTAATAGCGCATACCGCGATACCATCACTTTTCTGGGCCTCACTTCCTGACAGTGGGTATTCGGTAGACAATCTTGACCCTTCATTCCCTTTGGATCTGCAGGGAACGCCCAGTCAGGACCCTGAAGGCCTTGTAATCACATGGAAACCGAACAGGGATCCTGATTTTGACCATTATGCAATATTCAGGGGCCTCAGCTCCGGCTTCGAGACTGGCGATGTCAATATGGTCGCGTCTATTCCGGATACTATCTATTTTGATGACGAGTGGAGCGGCGATTCCGGTTACTACTATAAACTGCGAGCAGTAGATACTCACGGAAACGAGAGTCTTATCAGTATGCTCAGTCCTGAGGATGTGACTGGTGTAGAACCTGAAGGAATACCAGCAGCAACTTTCCTCGGACAGAACTATCCAAATCCATTCAATCCCTCGACTACTATATCATACGGTCTGTCAAAGCCGGAAAATATCAATATCAAGATATATGATACGGCGGGTCGTCTGATACGTGTACTGATCGATGAAGAAAAGGAAGCGGGAATCCATGAAACACTTTGGGATGGCCGCAACAACGAAGGTGTAAGAGTCGCGAGCGGTATCTACTTTTACAGAATGACCGCAGGAATAAATGTAGAAACAAAGAAGATGGTACTCTTGAAGTAA